From Rutidosis leptorrhynchoides isolate AG116_Rl617_1_P2 chromosome 3, CSIRO_AGI_Rlap_v1, whole genome shotgun sequence, a single genomic window includes:
- the LOC139899700 gene encoding uncharacterized protein, whose product MKKTKNYYLIFKRTIDDTTNVDRQNNKQCKPSTSEHEQQQNQQGPHVFESSRPNIKEVDPNYFERDPGKQEQIWSYPVDKREQVRRFYLNQGSYQIRLDQYPTKGTSDYPRRFCYSWFSKFPNLLEYSPTKDAAYCFLCYFSCDKPAVRICDDAFIVKSFDKWKKVNDGIRCAFVKHINRSQHKNALLFSENLLNQAGHIENIFEKQRSESVLDNRLHLKASIDIVRWLTFQTCAFRGHDVSVNSSNRGNFLELLKLLASYNDEVAKVVLENAPYNSKFTSASIQKELLNIIANKV is encoded by the coding sequence ATGAAAAAAACAAAAAACTATTACCTCATTTTCAAGAGAACTATAGATGATACAACAAATGTCGATAGGCAAAACAACAAACAATGTAAACCTTCAACAAGTGAGCATGAACAACAACAAAATCAACAAGGGCCACATGTTTTTGAATCTTCAAGGCCGAATATAAAAGAAGTGGACCCTAATTATTTTGAAAGAGATCCCGGGAAGCAAGAACAAATATGGAGTTATCCGGTTGATAAACGAGAACAAGTAAGACGATTTTATTTGAATCAGGGATCTTATCAGATTCGTTTAGACCAGTATCCTACTAAAGGTACATCAGATTATCCCCGTAGATTTTGTTACTCTTGGTTTAGTAAATTTCCTAATTTGTTAGAATATTCTCCTACAAAAGATGCCGCCTATTGCTTTCTTTGTTACTTTTCTTGTGACAAGCCCGCTGTCCGAATATGTGATGATGCTTTTATTGTTAAAAGTTTTGATAAATGGAAAAAAGTAAATGATGGAATAAGATGTGCATTCGTCAAGCATATTAATAGGTCACAACATAAAAATGCCTTACTATTTAGCGAAAATTTATTGAATCAAGCTGGACATATTGAAAATATCTTTGAGAAGCAACGTTCAGAGTCGGTATTAGATAACCGTCTACATCTGAAAGCTTCAATTGATATTGTTCGCTGGTTGACATTTCAAACTTGTGCTTTTCGAGGGCACGATGTATCAGTTAATTCGAGTAATCGTGGTAATTTTCTTGAACTTTTGAAGCTTTTAGCATCTTACAATGATGAAGTTGCCAAGGTTGTGTTGGAGAATGCTCCTTATAATTCAAAGTTCACTTCGGCGTCGATTCAAAAAGAACTTTTAAATATAATTGCCAATAAAGTTTGA